TTCTCCAGAAGTCCGGTGTATCTGTAGTGTATGAATATGTGGATTCGATATTTGCAACCTGGTCTTTCTTTCCGATTATATAGGCTACTCCGCCTGCGGCAGCAGTATATTCCAGCGCATCCCCTGGCGCGCCCTGGGAAACATCCGAACCAATTGCCATACCAAGCTCGATCATTCCTGTTTCTACCATGCCCATACATGTCTGGATAGCAGCAGTTCCTGCCTTGCATGCGAACTCAAAATCCGCGACAGTGAGGTCTGGTGTAGCCCCAACAGCTTCGGCTATAACGGTGCTTGAAGGTTTGACCGCATAAGGATGGCTTTCCGAACCTGTATATACCGCCTGGATTTTTTCCGGGTTTATATTTGCCCGGTTAATTGCATAACGTGCAGCTTCTACTGCGATTGTTATTGTGTCCTCATCAAGATCAGGCACTGATTTTTCAAAAACCATAAGCCCATCAATTATGCTATTTGCGTTCGCGCCCCATACCCTTGCTATCTCTTCAACCCGTATCCTGTATCTGGGTATATAAGCACCATACGAAACGATTCCAACATTCATTTTTGTACCTCTTTTTTGTTAAATATTATATAACAATAATAATACTGATAATATTAATGTTTAAGATCATGGGACGTAAGGGCGCGGATCAAGTCTGGCATTGGCATAACCGTCGCAATCAGCGGAACATGTTCGATCTCTGCTATCTTTGCTGCTATTTTGTCCACCTGTGATGACGGGATTCCATGAATTACCACCAGTGCAGGCTTCAGGT
Above is a window of Candidatus Methanoperedens sp. DNA encoding:
- a CDS encoding hydroxymethylglutaryl-CoA synthase, whose translation is MNVGIVSYGAYIPRYRIRVEEIARVWGANANSIIDGLMVFEKSVPDLDEDTITIAVEAARYAINRANINPEKIQAVYTGSESHPYAVKPSSTVIAEAVGATPDLTVADFEFACKAGTAAIQTCMGMVETGMIELGMAIGSDVSQGAPGDALEYTAAAGGVAYIIGKKDQVANIESTYSYTTDTPDFWRREGMPYPEHGGRFTGEPGYFKHVSSAAEGLMKRMGTKPSDYNYAIFHQPNGKFPTRVAKMLGFTGEQIKPGLVVPRLGNTYSGSCMMGLAATLDIAKAGDRIFMTSFGSGAGSDAFSFTVTDRIDEIRNRAPGVETLLANPVYINYATYARHKGKIKL